Sequence from the Amycolatopsis sp. NBC_00345 genome:
CACCAAGGTGACGCGGACGAACCTGACCCAGGCCATGGAGGACGCGGCGCTGGCCGACCTGCGGGCGGAGAAGGTCCTGCCGTTGCTGCTGCAGGTGCTCGACAAGGCGCCGCTCACCGGCGCGTCGGCCGACGCCGAGGCGAAGCTGAAAACCTGGATGGCCAACGGGCATCAGCGCGTCGAGTCGTCGCCGGGCAGCAAGGCCTACACCGACGCCGACGCGATCCGGATCATGGACGCGTGGTGGCCGCTGCTGGTCACGAACGAGTTCAAGCCCGCCATGGGCGACGACGCGTTCACCGCGATGACCAACGTGCTGCAGATCAACGAAAGCCCGTCCGGGTTCCAGAACGAGACGCCGGGCAAGCACGTCGGGCAGCCGCACCAGGGCTCGTCGTTCCAGCACGGCTGGTGGGGCTACGTCAGCAAGGACATCCGCACGGTGCTCGGCCAGCCGGTCGCCGGTCCGCTGGGCGCGACCTTCTGCGGCGGCGGGAACCTGGACGCCTGCCGCACCGCGCTCGTCGACTCGCTGACGGCGGCCGCGGCGCAGCCCGCGAACACCGTCTACCCGGGTGACGCGGACTGCTCGGCCGGCGACCAGTGGTGCGCCGACAGTGTCATCCAGCGTCCGCTGGGCGGCATCACGCACGGCAAGATCAGCACGCAGAACCGCCCGACGTTCCAGCAGGTCGTCGAGTACCCGGCCCACCGCGGCGACAACGTGTCGAACCTCGCCGCGGGCAAGCCGGTCTCCGCGACCAGCGCCGAAACGGGCTTCTACAGCTCGCCCGCCTCGAACGCCGTCGACGGCAACCCCGCCACCCGCTGGGCCAGCGACTGGAGCGACAACCAGTCGATCACCGTCGACCTCGGTTCGGTGCAGCAGGTGTCGCGGGTGGTGCTGTCGTGGGAATCGGCCTACGCGAAGGGCTACAAGGTGCAGCTCTCCGCGGACGGCGAGTCCTGGCGTGACGCCGCGGCCGTGACGGACGGCAACGGCGGCGCGGACAACGTGTCCTTCGCGCCGTCGGACGCCCGCTTCGTCCGCCTCGCGGGCGTGCAGCGGGGGACCAAGTACGGGTACTCGCTGTACGAATTCGAGGTCTACGCACACTGAATCGCCGTTAAGGACTCCTTGCCTACCTTGAAGGTAGGTAAGGAGTCCTTAACGGCGTCACTGGAGAGCTAGGCGCGGGTGGACCAGAACGGATCGCGGCCGATGAAGGCGATCATCCTGGTCTGGACGTCGCTGTCCGCCGGCACCTCGACGCGGGGGCCGTACTGGCCCGACGAGCGCAGGACGTCCTCCATCTCGGCCATCCCGCCGAGGATGGCGGCGCAGAAGTCCGGGTCGAGCCGGTCGTCCTGGCCGGTCGCGCGGGCCAGGTCCCAGGTGTGCATGAAGACGTCGGTTGTGTAGAACTGGTCGATCGCGCCGGGCAGCGGCAGAGCGCCGATGTGCGGGTTGACGAGCTTGCGGCCGGCCGACCCGGGGTCGTCCAGCAACGCCTGCACGCCCTCGCTGTGCACCCGCCACGCGGCGACCGGGTCCTCGTCCACCGGCGGGCCCTTGGGCAGTTCGATTCCCGCACCCGCCGAGAGGAACGCGGGGAACCACTCGACCAGGTGCCGCACGACATCACGCGCCGCCCAGCCGTCGACCGGCGATGGCGCGTCCCAGGTCCGCGCGCCGCGGACGCGATCGGTGAAGCGGCCGGCCACCTGACGGTGCCGTTCGGCCGGCTGGTCGGACAGTGCTCTCTCAGACCGTGCCATCTCAGACTGTGCCATCGCTCAACATCCCGTCCAGCTTCGCGTAACCCTCGTTGATGCCGACCTCCATGCCGGAGCGCAGGATCCCGTCACGGCCCTCGATACTGTCCACAAGGGACTGCGTGCGCAGGCGGGTGTGCCCGTCGCCGAGGTCCTCGAACCACATCGTCTCCAGCGCGACGCCCTCGGGCTCGCCCTCGTACGTGAAGGTCTGCACGATCCGGTCCGGCCGCACGTCGTGGAAGCAGCCGTGGAAGCCGTACTCCCCACCGCGGACGATCGAGACGTAACGCCAGCTGCCGCCGGTGCGAGCGTCCCACTTCTCGATCAGCGTGGTCGTGTTGTCGGGGCCGACCCACTTCGCGAACAACTCGGGGTCCGTGTGGGCACGGAAGAGGCGCTCAGGCGTCGTCGCGAAGTCGCGCGCCATCCGGATCACCGGCAGGCTCGGGTCGGCCTCGATCCGGGCTTCGACGATCTTGTTCATGGTGGTCTCCTTCCAGTTCCGCCAGTACGGCGTCGAGGCGGCGGTAGCGCTGTTCGAACCGCCGGCGGTAGCGCTCGACCCAGCGGTCCATCAGGTCGAACACCTGGGCTTCAAGGCGCACCGGCCGGGGCTGTGGGCCCGGTGGCCTGCTGACGAGCCCGGCGTCCTCGAGCACCCGCAGGTGCTTGTAGACCGCCTGCAGCGAGATCCGGTACGGCTCGGCCAGCTGGCTCACGGTCGCGTCGCCGTCGGCCAGCCGGGCCACCATGTCGCGCCTCGTCGGGTCCGCCAGCGCGGCGAAGGTCTGGGACAGCGGATCCGCGGTCATCTTCGATCTCTTTCAACTCATCGGTTGAAACGACCCTAGACGGTCGGCGCCCGAGTTTCAATCTCCTGGTTGAAAGTTACGGTGAGCGTCATGGACGACTGGACCCCGCGCACCCTCGCGATCGCGGCCGGGCGGCCGCACGGCCCCGGCGAGCCGCTGAACACGCCGATCGTCGCGACCAGCACGTTTCAGGCCGGCGGTGACTCCGTGTACGCGCGGTCGGACGGGACCGCGACGTGGGCGGCGCTCGAGGAGGCCGTCGGCGCGCTTGAAGGCGGGCGCGCGTTCGCGTTCGCGTCCGGGGTGGCGACGTTGTCCGCGGTGCTGGACGCCCTGCCCGTCGGGGCGCGCGTGGTGGTCCCGACCTTCAGCTACGCCGTCACGCGCGGGGCCCTGCAGCACGCGCAGAAACTCGGCCGGCTCACCGTCACCGAGCTCGAGCCCACCGACACCCAGGCGTGGATCGACTCCGGCGCCGACCTGTTGTGGCTCGAATCGCCGACAAACCCGACGCTCGACGTGATGGACATCGAGGCCATCGCGAAGGCGGCGCGGGGGCGGGTTGTCGTCGACAACACCTTCGCGACGCCGTTGCACCAGCAGCCGTTGAAGCTGGGCGCGGACATCGTGGTGCACAGCGCCACGAAGCTGATCGGCGGGCACAGCGACCTGCTTCTCGGCATCGCCGTGGCGAAGGAAGACGCCGTGGCCGAAGAGCTGCACGGTGCTCGTACACGCGGCGGCTCCACGCCGGGCGCGCTGGAGGCGTGGCTCGCGTTGCGCGGTCTGCGGACGCTGCACGTGCGGCTCGCCGAGCAGGAGAAAACCGCCGCGCTGCTGGTGTCCCGGCTCGCGGAACACCCTGTTGTCACCAAGGTCCGCTATCCCGGCTTCGGGATGATGGCCGCGTTCGAGCTGGCCGACGCCGAGGCCGCCGGCCGGGTGTGCGCGTCGGTCCGGCTGATCCGCTCCGCGACGAGTCTCGGCGGGGTGGAAAGCCTGGTGGAACGACGCGCGTGGCTGCCAGGCGAGGAACGCGTGCCCGCCGGGCTGATCCGGTTGAGCGTCGGGCTGGAGGACCCGGAAGACCTCTGGCGCGATCTACTGTCGGCGCTGGGCTGAATTCCGCCAACAATTCACCGCTATTCGCCGATAGCCCGGAAACTGTTACAGTAGAGGTACGTAAGCGGGTTTTTCCCCGCACCGGACCAGTTCATCGGCAGGTCGACGGCGTTCGTTACCGGCTTTTACGGTGCGTTTAATCACTGGTCTAAACGTTTCCTCTGGGGCCCGTTCCTCCGGCAGGATCAGCGGGCGCGGTGGGGGTCATCGCGCATTCTTCCAGGGGAGACCATCTTGAAGAAGACGCTGGGCAGACTCGCGGGCGCCGTGCTCGCGGGCGCCCTGATCAGCCTTGCAGTCACGCCTTCGGCGCTGGCGCAGGACAACCCGACGACGGTGTCGACGACCTCCGAGGCCGCCCCGCCGACGTCGGACGCGCCGGCCACGGGCGCGCCGGCTTCCGGCTCGCCGGCCACCGGCCAGTCCACTTCGGACACCCCGACCAGCGCGGGACAGCCGACGGACACCGGCACGCCGACGGGCAAGCCGACCGGCAGCACCGGGCCCACCGGCACCGGTGAGCCCACGAAGCCGACCACCTCGTCTCCGGAGACCACCACGCCGGAGGAGCCTTACGAGGACGACATCGCCTACGGCATCGACCTCGACGGCGGCCAGGGCATCTTCGTGATCGCCTGCGCCGCGGGCGAGCCGACCGGCGTTTCGTCGCACGACTTCGACCTCGTCGAGGGCCCGCACCAGGACGAGACCGACGGCCGTTACTGGGCGTGGCTGGTGAAGCGCCACGACGGTGCTTCGTTCGACGCCGGCAACATCACCGCGTTCTGGACCTGCGGTGGCGACAAGGGCGGCGAGCAGCCGGTCCCGCCGGCGGGCGGCGCCGGCGCGGGTTCCGCGGGCACCACGGGTGGCCACGGTGACTCGCAGGTCAAGTACGCCCCCAAGGGCGGCATCGAGACCGGCTTCGGCGGCACGGCCGCCTGATGACCAGGAAGTACGGGCAGGGCGTCGCGATCGCGGGCGCCCTGCTCCTTTCCCTCACGCTGAGCGGCTGTGGCTCGGACGACCCGGCGCCCGCCGCGAAGCCCGCGGCGTCGGTGCCGGTGACCAAGCCGTTCGTCGGGCTGCGGCCGACTTCGGTCGAGATCCCGAAGATCGGCGCGAAGTCGTCGCTGATCACCGTGCTGCCCAACAAGGACGGGCAGATCTCGGTGCCGTCGGTGAAGACGCCGATGCAGGCTGCCTGGTACCGCCTCTCGCCCGTGCCGGGTGAGGTCGGGCCCGCGATCGTGCTCGGGCACGTCGACGGCAACCACCAGCCGGGCATCTTCTACAAGCTCAAGGACGTCAACCCCGGGGACGAGGTCGACGTCGAGCGCAGCGACGGCAAGAAGCTGAAGTTCGTGGTGGACCACAAGGACGAGGTCCCCAAGGACACCTTCCCGACGCAGGCGGTGTTCGGCAACGCCGACAAGCCGCAGCTGCGCCTGATCACCTGCGGCGGCGTGTTCGACCACGCCGAGCACAGCTACAAGGACAACATCGTGGTCTACGCGAACCTCGTCTCCTAAGTGCTCGTGAGTGTTTATGACGGTTAGAACCGTCATAAACACTCACGAGTCAGAGCAGGGGCGTGAGCAGGACGCGCCGGTCTTCCGGCACGTACTCCACGTAGTTGTCGTACAGAGCCTGACGCGCGAGCCGCGCCGCCGACGCACCGTCGGCGGCGCGGACCGCTTCCAGCACCTCCGCGTGGTGCCGCAGCCAGGTGTCCATCAGCGACGTCCGGTCGGGCGCGTGGGAGAGCTTGTCCTCGATCAGCTCCAGCACCACCCCGCGCACCACCTCGCCGCTCACCACCAGCAGCGGGTTGCGTGACGTGCGGGCGATGGCGTCGTGGAACGCGACGTCCGCGCGGCTGAACTCCGCGTAGCCGTCGGCCGCGGCCATCGCCGCCAGCGCTTCATCCAAAGTGGACAGATCGGCGTCCGTGCGCAGCTGGGCCGCGAGCAGGTGCGAGGAACCGTCCAGCACCATGCGGAACTGCAGCAGCTCCGCCAGCCCGACGTGCTCGGCGCGCGCGAGCCGGTGCATCGACCGCTGCAGCGCGCCCGGCGAGGCCGCCAGCACCTCCGGCCCGCGCGGATCGCCGGGCCGCGACCGGATCAGCTCGGCCGCCTGCAGCACCCGCAGTGCCTCCCGCACCGTCGACCGCCCGACGCCGAACTGTGTCATCAGTTCGCGCTCACCGGGCAGCCGCTCACCGGGTTTGAGGCGCCCGCTGTACACGGCCTCCTCGATCTGCGCCACGATCCGCTCATACGCGTGAACGGGCGCTACCGGCTCGAACTGCATCCCTTGACCTCGGCGTCGTCTGGTGCGAACCTCTGGGCTACTGGTCAGACCAGTGTACTTTGCGGGAGGCGGAATGAAAGCCCGGATTCCGGTGGTGGCCCTGGCGCTGCTGCTAGTGGCGTCCGGCTGCTCGGCCGGGTCCAGCGCGAGTGTGGCGAGCGGCCCCGACACGCTGTCGGTCGGCTTCACGGCCGAGCCCGCGAGCTTCGACTTCACCCACGCGGACGGCGCCGCCATCCCGCAAGCCCTGCTCTACAACGTCTACGAAGGCCTGGTGAAGCTCGACGCGAGTGGTCACGTCGTGCCGCTGCTCGCGAAGTCGTGGACCATCAGCCCGGACCGGAAGACCTACGACTTCCAGCTCCAGCCCGGGGTGAAGTTCAGCAACGGCGCGCCGTTCACCGCCTCGGACGTCAAGTTCTCGCTGCAACGCGTGAAGACCGACTGGACGATCTCGGTCAAGTCCGCGATGGACGTGGTCGACCACGTGGACGCCGTCTCGCCCGACCACGCGCGGGTGGTGCTCTCGAAACCCAGCAACGGCTGGCTGTTCAGCCTGACCAGCCGGATCGGCGCGATGTTCAGCCCCACCGGCGTCGGCGACCTGGCGAACAAGCCGGTCGGCACCGGGCCGTACGAGGTGGCCGCCCGGCGGCGCGGCGACTCCATCGTGCTGCAGGAGAACCCGGCGTACTGGGGCCGGAAACCCGCGTACCGCACGGTGGTGCTCAAGTACATCGCCGACCCGACCGCGCTCGACAACGCGCTGCTCAGCAACGGCATCGACGTGATCTCCTCGCTCACCTCGGCCGACTCGATCCCGCAGTTCCAGGGCGACAACCGGTTCACCGTCGTGCAGGGCACCACGAACAGCGAGGTCACGCTGGCGTTCAACAACAAGCGCGCGCCGCTGAACGACACCCGCGTGCGCCAGGCGCTGACCTACGCGATCGACCGGAAAGCCGTGCTGGACCTGGTCTTCAGCGGCCGCGGCACGCTGATCGGCAGCATGGTCCCGCCGACCGACCCGTGGTACGAGGACCTGTCGAAGGTCTACCCGTACGACCCGGCGAAGGCGAGGCAGCTGCTCGCGCAGGCCGGCGTGAAGAACCTCGACCTGCGGCTGCGGATCCCGAACCTGCCGTACGCGGTGTCGGCCGCGCAGGTCGTCCAGTCGCAGCTGACCGAGGTCGGCGTGCGGACCACGATCGAGACGCTCGACTTCCCGGCCGTGTGGCTCAAGCAGGTGTTCACCGACCACGACTACGACCTGTCGATCGTCCAGCACGTCGAGGCCCGCGACATCACCACGTTCGGCAAGCCGTCGTACTACTGGGGCTACGACAGCAGACGTGTCCAGCAGCTGCTCGCCGAGGCCGACAGCGGCACGACGGAACAGCAGGTCGCTGACATGAAGCAGGTGGCGCGCCAGCTCAACACGGACGCCGCGGCGGACTGGCTTTTCCTCTACCCCAACGTGATCGTCGCGAAGGACAAGGTGACGGGCTTCGCGCAGAACCAGGTCAGCGAGTCCTTCGACCTCACCGGATTGAGGCCGCGATGACCGTGAAGGTGCTCCGGCGCGTGGCGATCCTCGTGGTCAGCCTCTTCGTCGCGTCGATCGTGGTGTTCCTGTTCATGGCCGTGCTGCCCGGCGACCCCGCGCAGGTGGCGCTCGGCGTCAACGCGACGCCGGAGCTGCTGGCGAAGACGCGCGCGGAGTTCGGCATCGACCAGCCGCTGGTCACGCAGTACCTGCGCTGGATCGGCGGGGTGCTGCACGGCGACTTCGGCCGCTCGTACGTGACGCGCGATGCGATCGGGCCGCAGCTGCTCGACCGCCTCGGCGTGACGCTGTGGCTGGTCGGCGCGGGCATGCTGGTGGCGCTGGTGATCGCCGTCCCGG
This genomic interval carries:
- a CDS encoding TIGR03086 family metal-binding protein: MARSERALSDQPAERHRQVAGRFTDRVRGARTWDAPSPVDGWAARDVVRHLVEWFPAFLSAGAGIELPKGPPVDEDPVAAWRVHSEGVQALLDDPGSAGRKLVNPHIGALPLPGAIDQFYTTDVFMHTWDLARATGQDDRLDPDFCAAILGGMAEMEDVLRSSGQYGPRVEVPADSDVQTRMIAFIGRDPFWSTRA
- a CDS encoding SRPBCC family protein, yielding MNKIVEARIEADPSLPVIRMARDFATTPERLFRAHTDPELFAKWVGPDNTTTLIEKWDARTGGSWRYVSIVRGGEYGFHGCFHDVRPDRIVQTFTYEGEPEGVALETMWFEDLGDGHTRLRTQSLVDSIEGRDGILRSGMEVGINEGYAKLDGMLSDGTV
- a CDS encoding ArsR/SmtB family transcription factor, whose product is MTADPLSQTFAALADPTRRDMVARLADGDATVSQLAEPYRISLQAVYKHLRVLEDAGLVSRPPGPQPRPVRLEAQVFDLMDRWVERYRRRFEQRYRRLDAVLAELEGDHHEQDRRSPDRGRPEPAGDPDGARLRDDA
- a CDS encoding trans-sulfuration enzyme family protein encodes the protein MDDWTPRTLAIAAGRPHGPGEPLNTPIVATSTFQAGGDSVYARSDGTATWAALEEAVGALEGGRAFAFASGVATLSAVLDALPVGARVVVPTFSYAVTRGALQHAQKLGRLTVTELEPTDTQAWIDSGADLLWLESPTNPTLDVMDIEAIAKAARGRVVVDNTFATPLHQQPLKLGADIVVHSATKLIGGHSDLLLGIAVAKEDAVAEELHGARTRGGSTPGALEAWLALRGLRTLHVRLAEQEKTAALLVSRLAEHPVVTKVRYPGFGMMAAFELADAEAAGRVCASVRLIRSATSLGGVESLVERRAWLPGEERVPAGLIRLSVGLEDPEDLWRDLLSALG
- a CDS encoding class F sortase, with amino-acid sequence MTRKYGQGVAIAGALLLSLTLSGCGSDDPAPAAKPAASVPVTKPFVGLRPTSVEIPKIGAKSSLITVLPNKDGQISVPSVKTPMQAAWYRLSPVPGEVGPAIVLGHVDGNHQPGIFYKLKDVNPGDEVDVERSDGKKLKFVVDHKDEVPKDTFPTQAVFGNADKPQLRLITCGGVFDHAEHSYKDNIVVYANLVS
- a CDS encoding FadR/GntR family transcriptional regulator, coding for MQFEPVAPVHAYERIVAQIEEAVYSGRLKPGERLPGERELMTQFGVGRSTVREALRVLQAAELIRSRPGDPRGPEVLAASPGALQRSMHRLARAEHVGLAELLQFRMVLDGSSHLLAAQLRTDADLSTLDEALAAMAAADGYAEFSRADVAFHDAIARTSRNPLLVVSGEVVRGVVLELIEDKLSHAPDRTSLMDTWLRHHAEVLEAVRAADGASAARLARQALYDNYVEYVPEDRRVLLTPLL
- a CDS encoding ABC transporter substrate-binding protein codes for the protein MKARIPVVALALLLVASGCSAGSSASVASGPDTLSVGFTAEPASFDFTHADGAAIPQALLYNVYEGLVKLDASGHVVPLLAKSWTISPDRKTYDFQLQPGVKFSNGAPFTASDVKFSLQRVKTDWTISVKSAMDVVDHVDAVSPDHARVVLSKPSNGWLFSLTSRIGAMFSPTGVGDLANKPVGTGPYEVAARRRGDSIVLQENPAYWGRKPAYRTVVLKYIADPTALDNALLSNGIDVISSLTSADSIPQFQGDNRFTVVQGTTNSEVTLAFNNKRAPLNDTRVRQALTYAIDRKAVLDLVFSGRGTLIGSMVPPTDPWYEDLSKVYPYDPAKARQLLAQAGVKNLDLRLRIPNLPYAVSAAQVVQSQLTEVGVRTTIETLDFPAVWLKQVFTDHDYDLSIVQHVEARDITTFGKPSYYWGYDSRRVQQLLAEADSGTTEQQVADMKQVARQLNTDAAADWLFLYPNVIVAKDKVTGFAQNQVSESFDLTGLRPR